A stretch of the Planktothricoides raciborskii GIHE-MW2 genome encodes the following:
- the rpmB gene encoding 50S ribosomal protein L28, translating to MSRKCQLTGKKANNAMSVSHSHRRTHRRQEVNLQEKRIWWPQGNRWIKLRLSTTAIKTLDRKGLQAFAKEAGIDLNKL from the coding sequence ATGTCACGCAAATGCCAACTAACCGGCAAAAAAGCCAACAACGCCATGTCGGTATCCCACTCACACCGACGCACCCACCGGCGCCAAGAAGTCAACCTTCAAGAAAAGCGCATTTGGTGGCCACAAGGCAACCGTTGGATCAAACTCCGCTTATCCACCACAGCCATCAAAACCCTAGACCGCAAAGGATTACAAGCCTTTGCCAAAGAAGCAGGCATTGACTTAAACAAGCTGTAA
- a CDS encoding HAD family hydrolase gives MQPPAPILALIFDVDGTLAETERDGHRVAFNRAFADAGLNWEWSINLYGKLLRVAGGKERIRYFIDEYLPDFAPPDDLPGFIAQLHARKTQYYGELLAAGSISLRPGVRRLLTEARDAGVRLAIATTSAPENAAALLVSNLGKDSLAWFEIIAAGDIVAAKKPAPDIYQYVLNQMDLSPKDCLAIEDSPQGLAAAIASGLKTVITVNDYTQHDDFTGATLILNHLGEPNQPFSAIAGHTHNATYFNLALAQNLTIVDC, from the coding sequence ATGCAACCACCAGCCCCAATACTCGCTTTAATCTTTGATGTCGATGGCACCTTAGCCGAAACCGAACGAGATGGTCATCGGGTCGCATTTAATCGCGCCTTTGCTGACGCGGGCTTAAATTGGGAATGGTCGATTAATTTATATGGAAAATTACTCAGGGTTGCCGGTGGCAAAGAACGCATCCGCTATTTTATCGATGAATATCTCCCAGATTTTGCCCCCCCTGATGACCTACCCGGATTTATTGCCCAACTCCACGCCCGAAAAACTCAATATTATGGGGAATTGTTAGCCGCTGGCAGCATTTCTTTACGTCCCGGAGTCCGCCGTTTGTTAACTGAAGCCAGAGACGCGGGGGTTAGATTAGCGATCGCCACCACCTCAGCCCCGGAAAACGCCGCAGCCCTGCTGGTTAGCAACTTGGGAAAAGACAGTCTGGCTTGGTTTGAAATCATTGCTGCTGGAGATATTGTTGCCGCCAAAAAACCCGCCCCAGATATCTATCAATATGTCTTAAACCAAATGGATCTATCCCCAAAAGATTGTCTGGCGATCGAAGACTCTCCCCAAGGTCTCGCAGCCGCGATCGCCTCTGGACTAAAAACCGTAATCACCGTCAACGACTACACTCAACACGATGATTTTACCGGCGCCACCCTAATCCTCAATCATCTCGGTGAACCCAACCAACCCTTTAGCGCGATCGCGGGTCACACCCACAACGCCACCTATTTCAACCTAGCCCTAGCCCAAAATTTAACAATTGTTGATTGTTGA
- the ltrA gene encoding group II intron reverse transcriptase/maturase has product MSQPNATNGLKKPLEDWSQINWQKANKLVRNLRQRIFLARKLGNFRKLRNLQKLMLKSHANLLLSVRKITQTNKGKATAGIDKKIINTPEQRVKLVNNWKGGTQSPTKRVMIPKSNGKLRPLGIPTMRDRIEQAIVMNALEPEWEPVFEPNSYGFRPGRSCQDAIEQSFIRLCKGRDTWVFEADIKGFFDNIAHESILKQLGNFPKRDLIQRWLKAGYVLKGEFNPTKTGTPQGGVISPLLANIGLHGLEQLVKTTNSKLGIVRYADDFIVTARDKESLEKAQTRIQQWLSEIGLELSTEKTVITSIEDGFDFLGFNHRHYNGKLLIKPSKKKVLAFCKRIGKEIKAMNGCEQEVVIKKLNPILRGFANYYKGVVSKVTFSYISSRVWYYLWSWAKRRHPNKNTKWIRKRYFKTIKGNKWTFACTSTDKRRGKEVETILYPIAYTPIERHVKVKGEASPDDPSLKEYWEKRHHKYGKSYWEKNSRNYNIAQNQNWKCPICGEPLFNGEEIETHHIVPVAEGGQNDIENLVHLHQACHKQVHSKSKSNRLK; this is encoded by the coding sequence ATGTCGCAACCAAATGCAACAAACGGACTAAAGAAACCACTGGAAGACTGGAGCCAAATTAATTGGCAAAAAGCCAACAAGCTGGTTAGGAACTTACGTCAAAGAATCTTTCTCGCGAGAAAACTTGGTAACTTTCGTAAGTTGAGAAACCTACAAAAGTTGATGTTAAAAAGCCACGCAAACTTACTATTGTCAGTGCGAAAAATCACCCAAACCAATAAAGGAAAAGCAACGGCAGGAATTGACAAGAAAATAATCAATACCCCAGAGCAAAGGGTGAAACTGGTAAACAACTGGAAGGGCGGAACTCAAAGCCCAACTAAACGGGTAATGATACCAAAGTCAAACGGAAAGTTGCGACCGCTAGGAATCCCAACAATGCGTGACAGAATCGAACAGGCAATAGTAATGAACGCACTAGAACCCGAATGGGAACCCGTGTTTGAGCCAAACTCCTACGGATTCAGACCCGGAAGAAGCTGTCAAGATGCCATCGAACAAAGTTTTATTAGACTCTGTAAAGGCAGAGACACTTGGGTTTTTGAAGCTGACATCAAAGGATTCTTCGATAATATTGCCCATGAATCCATCTTGAAACAATTAGGAAACTTCCCTAAAAGGGATTTAATCCAAAGATGGTTAAAAGCTGGCTATGTTCTCAAAGGGGAATTCAACCCCACAAAGACGGGAACACCGCAAGGCGGGGTAATCTCACCCCTACTAGCCAACATTGGACTGCATGGTTTGGAACAACTCGTTAAAACCACCAATTCAAAATTAGGCATCGTGCGGTATGCAGACGACTTTATAGTTACTGCTAGAGACAAGGAAAGTCTTGAAAAAGCCCAGACCAGAATCCAGCAATGGTTATCAGAAATAGGACTTGAATTAAGCACGGAGAAAACGGTTATTACATCAATAGAAGACGGCTTTGACTTTCTCGGTTTCAACCATCGCCACTATAACGGCAAACTGCTTATCAAGCCATCCAAAAAGAAGGTTTTAGCCTTCTGTAAAAGGATAGGCAAGGAAATAAAGGCAATGAATGGTTGTGAACAAGAAGTAGTCATTAAAAAGCTAAATCCGATTCTCCGAGGTTTTGCTAACTACTACAAGGGGGTAGTGAGCAAAGTAACCTTCAGCTACATCTCATCAAGAGTGTGGTACTACCTTTGGAGTTGGGCGAAGCGTCGGCATCCCAACAAAAACACAAAATGGATTCGGAAACGTTACTTTAAGACCATAAAAGGCAATAAGTGGACGTTCGCCTGTACAAGTACAGACAAACGGCGAGGGAAAGAGGTTGAAACAATTCTCTACCCAATAGCTTACACTCCAATCGAGCGCCATGTAAAGGTCAAAGGGGAAGCGTCACCGGACGATCCGAGCCTCAAGGAATACTGGGAAAAACGTCACCATAAATATGGTAAGAGCTACTGGGAGAAAAACTCCCGGAATTATAACATCGCTCAAAACCAAAACTGGAAATGCCCTATCTGTGGCGAACCTTTATTCAACGGTGAGGAAATTGAAACCCATCATATAGTACCTGTTGCAGAAGGCGGACAAAACGACATTGAAAACCTTGTGCATTTACACCAAGCGTGTCATAAGCAGGTACACAGCAAATCCAAGTCCAATCGCTTGAAATAA
- a CDS encoding PAS domain S-box protein, whose translation MNDWWHHTLLGDQSILIILSILIGAQASYTALQGQRKLLPGRWLPSLAMGLGIWAIALTGLLGIQAPRESEYLWLIILSLGVAIAASGLALSPLADPSIESSPIRLFHQGIFWTGAIAIPHYLILGLSATLADSNIIYQCNLWLLLLGLGLTTGLSALSLSLGDEKIPWTRAGLLTAAILGEQTLTNAAIQILPNPVLPNPALDHQVFFTFTLKGSWVISQPLVIEAIAVATVIIVSLMLATVKGNPIKSGQDEERKEDRGERKEDRGERIEDREERIEDREERKEDRGERIEDRGERIEAIGERIEAIGERIEKTGESEPLPGSDRSSHLLTKSVQLESRIAAQTAELAAAKLSLEVEIAQRQKMEATLQQTQQHYQTLAQVAPVGIFHTNAKGQCLSVNDRWCEIARITSQEALGDGWINAIHPEDREAVFAEWDRAAQTNQVFRSEYRFLHEDGTETWVLGWIGAQRNPSGELLGYLGSITDISDLHRIEQQLQKSRQELEQRVEQRTTELAKATVALRDSQARLDGILASLDDVVWSVSTETFEYLYLSPALEGIYGRPASDFWQNPQLWLELIHPKDQAEVVKGSEELLKTGSKDVEYRILLPNGEVRWLRDRARIFYNDEGKAIRIDGIATDITNRKLMEETLQESDERFRKIFREGPLGMALIGLDDQFIQVNERLCDMVGYPQDELIRLTFADITYPDDLELDIQLAQRLFRGELPYYTLEKRYLKKNQEIVWINLTACVIRDEEETPVYYLAIIEDISDRKQSAARLEKEHQQLQQIITNAPVAMVMCDRELKVIAHSNQWLADYHLHGQSIIGQTLEQILPDMPVHWQQIQQRALQGEIINSPEEVVHQQNYLKMYLRLAVNPWYNPEGEIGGIVIATNRIDELVQAREIALDNARMKSEFLANMSHEIRTPMNGVLGMAGLLEQSQLNPEQQDFVQTIIISAENLLNIINDILDFSKLEAGQMPIEFIEFNLQQCIEEVTDLIAGSAYKKQLELVSWISRKIPKKLRGDAGRLRQILLNLVGNAVKFTQSGEVIVQAFLEAETETDIMVMFCVKDTGIGITPEKQKKLFQSFSQLDASITREYGGTGLGLAICQQLVKLMDGAIGVFSLGNFYPEPPKILQQIEFHHCWEKSCAENMVTVPKFCSENGSTFWFTARLQKISNPAENLTSIYPENNLNGLRILVVDDNDTNRKILRCQAQEWGMQVDEVNSGLEAMKLLELSVEKQQLYDVAILDMHMPTMDGETLGRLIHANPDFAPIKLIMMTSVNLPNAKERLEASVFSKYLVKPVKESRLRECLNELFPGKTTGAEITRNLENKLLENKSLENKSLENKSLENKSLENKSLENKSADQIGNREEYLEKIEEKNSRYDLGLSPLSSTPQSSDLGANLVGDIVGDILREDITGISEEFNENSTQFAEKFSPTILMVEDNAINQKVLQNQLKRLGYTNITIAANGQEALDLLETVSYDLVLMDCQMPVLDGYRATELIRQKEANGEHTVIIAMTAHAMKGDREKCLAAGMDDYLAKPIDLAKFAAMLKRWSEFLATNSKNQKQKIVQTESKLNNTRDIKDLINLARLEEISAGDWQFQEELLQAYLEDMEILQEKLHSAIASQDFTAIRSHAHTIKGASSNIGCLFVEEIASTLEQKSVQKESASVLMSLMDELENRLSYINDFFLNNFIK comes from the coding sequence ATGAATGATTGGTGGCACCACACATTATTAGGAGATCAGTCGATTCTGATAATTCTGTCAATTCTGATTGGCGCCCAGGCATCTTATACAGCGTTGCAAGGCCAGAGAAAACTCCTTCCAGGGCGATGGTTGCCTAGCTTGGCGATGGGGCTGGGCATTTGGGCGATCGCCTTGACCGGGTTATTGGGAATTCAAGCACCGAGAGAATCGGAGTATTTATGGCTGATTATTTTATCCCTGGGGGTAGCGATCGCCGCTTCTGGTCTGGCTTTATCTCCATTGGCGGATCCATCCATAGAATCATCACCGATCCGGTTATTCCACCAGGGAATTTTTTGGACCGGTGCGATCGCCATTCCCCACTATTTAATTTTGGGGTTATCGGCGACATTAGCTGATTCAAACATTATTTATCAATGTAATCTTTGGCTTTTACTTTTGGGTCTGGGTTTAACCACCGGACTATCCGCCTTAAGTTTATCCCTTGGAGATGAAAAAATACCTTGGACAAGGGCTGGGTTGCTGACTGCGGCAATTCTAGGGGAACAAACCCTCACGAACGCGGCAATTCAAATATTGCCCAATCCAGTTTTGCCCAATCCAGCATTGGATCATCAGGTATTTTTTACCTTCACCCTTAAAGGATCCTGGGTGATTTCCCAACCTTTGGTCATAGAGGCGATCGCGGTTGCTACGGTAATCATCGTTTCTTTGATGCTGGCAACAGTCAAGGGTAACCCCATCAAATCTGGGCAAGATGAGGAAAGAAAAGAGGATAGAGGGGAAAGAAAAGAGGATAGAGGGGAGAGAATAGAGGATAGAGAGGAAAGAATAGAGGATAGAGAGGAAAGAAAAGAGGATAGAGGGGAGAGAATAGAGGATAGAGGGGAGAGAATAGAGGCTATAGGGGAGAGAATAGAGGCTATAGGGGAGAGAATAGAGAAAACAGGGGAATCAGAACCCTTACCGGGCAGCGATCGCTCATCACACCTACTGACTAAAAGTGTACAGTTAGAAAGCCGAATCGCTGCACAAACTGCCGAACTGGCTGCCGCCAAACTGAGTTTAGAAGTAGAAATTGCTCAACGTCAAAAGATGGAAGCGACGTTGCAGCAAACTCAACAGCATTATCAAACCTTAGCCCAGGTAGCACCTGTGGGAATTTTTCACACCAATGCCAAGGGTCAATGCTTATCCGTGAACGATCGCTGGTGCGAAATTGCCCGGATTACCAGCCAGGAAGCATTGGGGGATGGATGGATTAATGCGATTCATCCAGAAGATCGCGAGGCGGTTTTTGCGGAGTGGGATCGCGCCGCCCAAACCAATCAAGTCTTTAGATCCGAATATCGCTTTTTGCACGAAGATGGGACAGAAACCTGGGTTTTAGGGTGGATTGGGGCGCAACGCAATCCATCCGGGGAATTATTGGGTTATCTGGGTAGCATTACGGATATCAGCGATCTCCATCGCATCGAACAACAGCTACAGAAATCTCGACAAGAACTGGAACAACGGGTAGAACAGCGCACCACTGAACTGGCAAAAGCAACCGTAGCCCTTCGAGATAGTCAAGCGCGACTTGATGGTATTTTGGCCTCTCTCGATGATGTGGTTTGGTCTGTTTCCACGGAAACCTTTGAATATCTCTATCTCAGTCCGGCGCTGGAAGGGATTTATGGGCGTCCCGCATCGGACTTTTGGCAAAACCCTCAGTTATGGTTAGAGTTGATTCACCCCAAAGACCAAGCAGAAGTCGTCAAGGGATCGGAAGAGTTACTCAAAACCGGCAGTAAAGATGTCGAATATCGGATTTTACTGCCTAATGGGGAGGTGCGTTGGCTGCGCGATCGCGCTCGCATCTTTTACAACGATGAGGGCAAAGCTATTCGCATTGATGGCATCGCCACAGATATTACTAACCGAAAACTTATGGAAGAGACTTTGCAAGAAAGCGATGAACGATTCCGGAAAATTTTTCGGGAAGGCCCCCTAGGAATGGCTTTGATCGGCTTGGATGATCAATTTATTCAGGTGAATGAACGCTTATGTGACATGGTGGGCTATCCCCAAGATGAACTGATCCGCTTGACATTTGCAGATATTACCTACCCAGACGATCTGGAACTCGATATTCAATTAGCCCAACGATTGTTCCGGGGAGAACTTCCTTATTACACTTTAGAAAAGCGCTATCTAAAGAAAAACCAGGAAATTGTCTGGATTAATCTCACCGCTTGTGTGATTCGGGACGAAGAAGAAACACCGGTCTATTATCTAGCAATTATTGAGGATATTAGCGATCGCAAACAATCCGCTGCCCGCCTAGAAAAAGAACACCAACAACTCCAACAAATTATTACCAATGCCCCAGTCGCAATGGTGATGTGCGATCGGGAATTAAAAGTCATTGCCCATAGCAATCAATGGCTCGCCGATTATCATCTCCACGGACAATCAATCATTGGCCAGACCCTAGAACAAATCTTGCCAGATATGCCCGTCCATTGGCAACAAATTCAGCAGCGAGCATTACAAGGAGAAATCATTAATAGTCCTGAAGAAGTCGTTCACCAGCAAAATTATCTAAAAATGTATCTACGCTTGGCCGTCAATCCTTGGTACAATCCAGAAGGAGAAATCGGTGGGATTGTCATCGCCACTAATCGAATTGACGAATTAGTGCAAGCCAGAGAAATTGCCTTAGATAATGCCCGAATGAAATCAGAATTTTTAGCCAACATGAGCCATGAAATTCGCACCCCAATGAACGGAGTTTTGGGCATGGCTGGTTTATTAGAACAAAGTCAACTAAATCCAGAGCAACAAGACTTTGTTCAAACCATTATTATTAGTGCAGAAAACTTACTCAATATCATCAATGACATTCTAGACTTTTCCAAGCTAGAAGCTGGGCAAATGCCTATAGAATTTATTGAATTTAATCTCCAACAATGCATAGAAGAAGTTACGGATCTAATCGCCGGTTCTGCTTATAAAAAACAATTAGAACTTGTAAGCTGGATCAGTCGAAAAATCCCCAAAAAACTGCGAGGCGATGCCGGTCGCTTACGGCAAATATTGCTGAACTTAGTCGGTAATGCAGTCAAATTTACCCAATCCGGTGAAGTGATAGTTCAAGCGTTTTTAGAAGCAGAAACCGAAACGGATATAATGGTGATGTTCTGTGTCAAAGATACAGGCATTGGCATTACTCCAGAAAAGCAGAAAAAATTGTTTCAGTCCTTTTCTCAACTAGATGCTTCCATCACTCGTGAATATGGAGGAACCGGCTTAGGTTTGGCAATTTGTCAGCAACTTGTCAAGCTAATGGATGGGGCAATTGGCGTATTCAGTTTAGGCAATTTTTACCCAGAACCGCCGAAAATTTTGCAGCAGATTGAATTCCATCATTGTTGGGAAAAATCCTGTGCAGAAAACATGGTGACTGTTCCTAAATTTTGTTCCGAAAATGGCTCAACATTTTGGTTTACAGCCCGGCTACAAAAAATATCTAATCCCGCAGAAAATTTAACGTCAATTTATCCAGAAAATAATTTAAATGGTTTGAGAATATTGGTGGTAGATGATAATGATACAAATCGCAAAATATTGCGCTGTCAAGCCCAAGAGTGGGGTATGCAGGTAGATGAAGTCAACAGTGGATTGGAAGCGATGAAACTTTTGGAACTCTCTGTAGAAAAACAGCAGCTTTATGATGTGGCAATTTTAGATATGCATATGCCCACAATGGATGGAGAAACCCTGGGGCGTCTAATTCATGCCAATCCCGATTTTGCGCCGATTAAGTTAATTATGATGACTTCGGTTAATTTGCCCAATGCTAAAGAGCGACTTGAGGCATCTGTATTTTCTAAATATTTAGTCAAACCCGTAAAAGAATCTCGGCTACGCGAGTGTTTAAATGAGCTATTTCCAGGAAAGACAACCGGGGCAGAAATTACCAGAAACTTAGAGAATAAACTATTAGAGAATAAAAGCTTAGAAAATAAAAGCTTAGAAAATAAAAGCTTAGAAAATAAAAGCTTAGAAAATAAAAGCTTAGAAAATAAAAGCGCTGATCAAATAGGTAATAGAGAAGAATATCTCGAAAAGATAGAAGAAAAAAATAGCCGATATGACTTGGGTTTATCTCCGCTATCTTCAACCCCGCAATCCTCTGATTTAGGGGCTAATTTAGTAGGAGATATAGTAGGCGATATCCTTAGAGAAGATATTACCGGCATTTCTGAAGAATTTAACGAAAATTCAACTCAATTTGCTGAAAAATTTTCTCCCACAATATTAATGGTTGAAGATAATGCCATTAATCAAAAAGTCCTGCAAAATCAATTAAAACGCTTGGGGTACACCAATATAACGATCGCTGCCAATGGTCAAGAAGCACTGGATTTATTAGAAACCGTGAGTTATGATTTGGTACTAATGGATTGTCAGATGCCTGTTTTGGATGGATATCGAGCCACAGAGTTGATTCGGCAAAAAGAAGCCAACGGTGAGCATACCGTGATTATTGCGATGACAGCCCATGCGATGAAAGGCGATCGCGAAAAATGTTTGGCGGCAGGGATGGATGACTATTTAGCCAAACCTATAGATTTGGCTAAATTCGCCGCAATGTTGAAGCGATGGTCGGAATTTTTAGCCACTAATTCAAAGAACCAAAAGCAGAAGATCGTCCAAACTGAAAGTAAGCTAAATAATACCAGGGATATAAAAGATTTAATTAACTTAGCCCGATTAGAGGAAATTTCCGCTGGGGATTGGCAATTTCAAGAAGAACTTTTGCAAGCTTATCTAGAAGATATGGAAATATTGCAAGAAAAACTCCACTCCGCGATCGCCTCTCAGGATTTTACCGCCATTCGCTCTCATGCTCATACAATCAAAGGAGCGAGTAGCAATATTGGCTGCTTATTCGTGGAAGAAATCGCCAGTACCTTGGAGCAAAAATCTGTTCAAAAGGAATCTGCCTCTGTCCTGATGTCCCTCATGGATGAGCTAGAAAATCGTTTATCATACATTAACGATTTTTTTCTCAATAATTTCATCAAATAA
- the coaD gene encoding pantetheine-phosphate adenylyltransferase, with protein sequence MSTIAIYPGSFDPITLGHLDLIERGSKLFDRLIVAVLLNPKKNPMFAVEQRIEQIRKSTKHLNNLEVDTFNGLTVNYAKMRQARILLRGLRVLSDFEMELQMAHINKTLAWEIETVFLATSNEYSFLSSSVVKEIAKFGGSINHLVPEHVAIDIYKCYAKTQIESTPKPRE encoded by the coding sequence GTGTCTACGATCGCCATCTATCCGGGCAGCTTTGATCCGATTACATTAGGACACCTCGATCTGATAGAACGAGGATCCAAGCTTTTTGATCGACTGATTGTAGCTGTTTTGCTTAATCCGAAAAAAAACCCGATGTTTGCCGTGGAACAGCGCATCGAACAGATTCGCAAAAGCACCAAACATCTGAATAACTTGGAAGTAGACACTTTCAATGGTCTAACGGTCAACTATGCCAAAATGCGTCAAGCTAGAATTTTGCTGCGAGGTCTGCGAGTGCTCTCAGACTTCGAGATGGAACTACAGATGGCTCATATCAACAAAACCCTTGCATGGGAAATTGAGACCGTTTTTCTGGCTACCTCTAACGAGTATAGCTTTTTAAGTAGTAGCGTAGTCAAAGAGATCGCCAAATTTGGCGGCTCAATTAACCACCTTGTTCCTGAACATGTCGCGATCGATATCTATAAATGTTACGCCAAGACACAGATCGAATCAACGCCAAAACCCAGGGAATAA
- a CDS encoding ATP synthase F0 subunit B — protein MLRQDTDRINAKTQGITSNEELSPQAPTNASTNFDIQRELNHLEDIIVYSPRIPFSGRLFVDEDQFLDQLDFIRLNLPTAFAEAENIVRQKEDILMQAEQYAQEIIEAAEQRAMQILDEIGIVRQAKQEAEALRKQVQSECESAQQQTIAEIEQLRRQTQQEIEEMRRQAIAECEAIESDADEYADSVLQNLEHNLTDMLRVIQNGRQHLQRDAKPPMS, from the coding sequence ATGTTACGCCAAGACACAGATCGAATCAACGCCAAAACCCAGGGAATAACTTCTAACGAGGAATTATCCCCACAGGCACCAACTAATGCATCGACCAATTTCGATATTCAACGAGAACTCAATCACCTGGAGGACATTATTGTCTATAGTCCCCGGATTCCTTTTTCGGGACGCCTTTTTGTGGATGAAGACCAATTCCTCGATCAACTCGATTTCATCCGTCTGAATTTACCTACCGCATTTGCCGAAGCGGAAAACATTGTCCGTCAGAAAGAAGACATCCTGATGCAAGCAGAACAATATGCTCAGGAAATTATTGAAGCGGCAGAACAACGAGCGATGCAAATTCTCGATGAAATTGGCATCGTCCGTCAGGCAAAACAAGAAGCAGAAGCTCTGCGAAAACAAGTACAATCCGAGTGTGAGTCGGCCCAACAGCAGACTATTGCCGAAATCGAACAGTTGCGCCGACAAACCCAACAGGAAATAGAAGAAATGCGCCGTCAGGCGATCGCCGAATGTGAAGCGATTGAATCTGATGCCGATGAATATGCCGATAGCGTTTTGCAAAATCTCGAACATAATCTTACGGATATGCTGCGGGTGATCCAAAATGGTCGCCAACATTTACAAAGAGATGCTAAACCTCCGATGTCTTAA
- a CDS encoding phosphodiester glycosidase family protein, which translates to MENPQKKHGVFPMLRRNFLFFMIVGMATVSKDFVINGFQFFCPKAISLLNRRLNRRQLLSEPQADIETVTPGISPPKTGLTDAPVIAADPPKAIATMTTLNKKQPIALEHKTLKDISFYQVTIDLNDPENLLTIGLANNATQANNSRSTKGDEPFATMVARSRAAVVVNGTFFSIDAQKQVMGNMVAGGKFLKYRPWENYGTTLGVKAGNQLEMKTARIEGRPQWQEHWFSITSGPRLLKDGKIWLAPKSEGFRDPSVLNIAYRTAIGFSTQKKLLFLVAFLVPLSLQEEATMMQEIGCDQAMNLDGGSSEALAYHGNILIAPESLLTNVIVAYDRKFPAPKALKTSWEQFQRGDQSEIPKF; encoded by the coding sequence ATGGAAAATCCCCAAAAAAAACATGGAGTGTTCCCCATGTTGCGCCGAAATTTTTTATTTTTTATGATCGTGGGGATGGCGACAGTTTCTAAAGATTTTGTGATCAATGGGTTTCAATTTTTTTGCCCAAAAGCGATCTCCCTATTAAATCGCCGATTAAATCGCCGTCAATTGTTATCAGAACCTCAAGCAGATATAGAAACGGTGACTCCAGGGATTTCCCCGCCAAAAACAGGGTTAACCGATGCCCCAGTCATTGCTGCCGATCCGCCAAAAGCGATCGCCACTATGACCACTTTGAACAAAAAACAACCGATCGCCCTTGAACACAAAACATTAAAAGATATTTCATTTTACCAAGTAACCATTGATTTAAACGATCCAGAAAATCTGCTGACGATTGGTTTAGCTAATAATGCCACGCAAGCGAATAATTCTCGGTCTACAAAAGGCGATGAACCCTTTGCAACAATGGTGGCTCGTTCTCGCGCTGCGGTGGTGGTCAATGGAACTTTTTTTAGCATAGATGCCCAAAAACAAGTGATGGGAAATATGGTAGCGGGAGGCAAATTTCTCAAATATCGACCGTGGGAAAATTATGGCACCACCTTGGGGGTGAAAGCCGGGAATCAACTAGAAATGAAGACTGCGAGAATCGAAGGAAGACCGCAATGGCAAGAACATTGGTTCTCGATTACCAGTGGGCCAAGATTGCTTAAAGATGGCAAGATTTGGTTGGCACCAAAAAGTGAAGGGTTTAGAGATCCTAGTGTGTTGAATATTGCTTATCGGACAGCGATTGGATTTTCAACTCAGAAAAAGTTACTCTTTTTGGTGGCATTTTTGGTTCCGTTATCCTTACAAGAAGAAGCAACTATGATGCAGGAGATCGGCTGCGATCAAGCCATGAATTTAGATGGGGGAAGTTCAGAAGCATTAGCCTATCATGGAAATATTTTAATTGCTCCTGAGAGTTTGTTGACGAATGTGATTGTAGCTTACGATCGCAAATTTCCCGCCCCCAAAGCATTAAAAACCTCCTGGGAGCAGTTTCAAAGGGGCGATCAGTCTGAAATTCCCAAGTTTTAA